A DNA window from Xiphias gladius isolate SHS-SW01 ecotype Sanya breed wild chromosome 3, ASM1685928v1, whole genome shotgun sequence contains the following coding sequences:
- the xylt2 gene encoding xylosyltransferase 2 isoform X2 translates to MVASARVQKLLRRYKLAIAAALTILLVQGLVVWSLRSLEEGEAERKTRRSKLPDHNSQDPKKDTALWEKQNSLSGRNRGRWSTRLERTGGTAASALRRGTSRRGGKPSIRLKSPQERGMTGAGMDGIVPHDLSSSRNFSETRGGTDGAAKLPAAAIPGEPGSVDGAHQAPSSDFVPKCDIIGKDALSALHRAGSQQCRQEIANIVCQHQAGQLMPDALPQFCPQLGVSNPVQAIGELDNSLSRVENPVRVAFVLMVHGRAVRQLKRLIKAIYHRDHYYYIHVDKRSSYMHREVLQIAQQFPNVRATPWRMVTIWGGASLLKAYLRSMQDLLSMLDWKWDFFINLSATDFPTRTNDELVAFLSQHRDKNFLKSHGRENARFIKKQGLDRLFHECDNHMWRLGERNIPEGLEVSGGSDWFALTHHFVEYVINSQDDLVSGLKQFYSYALLPAESFFHTVLGNSHMCDTLVDNNLRVTNWNRKLGCKCQYKHIVDWCGCSPNDFKPQDLIRIQQLTRPTFFARKFESTVNQEAIDILDTHLYGQYAPGTIAIKSYWESLFEQLDGVGSLSDVALTAYTSFFRLGLKTLETTQSNVEACRFEPVGYPLSVHLYFYDDRFQGYLVRQEAQAVGSKVRETLEMWAVPQASFVLEKDLKEFERLKNLEIGTVWDPKERMFRNFGGVIGPLDEPLAVQKWARGPNLTATIVWLDPALVVAASYDITVDVDAEYTQYKPPLQRPLRPGTWTVRMLKQWERVAEVHFLVMPLTFKDKKPLHKEDSWLHAGPPGNLYLEQSFQQLSSMLKLPPQESAMREAQRNAQLVGQSLETWVDSSIRTFWVTSNLCTTQTSSCPLLGPCSKTSWSSLSPDPKSELGPVKSDGRIR, encoded by the exons ATGGTGGCCAGCGCTCGAGTGCAGAAGCTGCTCCGACGATATAAACTAGCGATTGCCGCCGCATTAACCATCCTCCTGGTCCAAGGGCTGGTAGTATGGAGTCTGAGAAGTCTGGAGGAGGGCGAGGCAGAG AGAAAAACACGACGGTCTAAGCTGCCAGACCACAATAGCCAGGACCCCAAGAAAGACACCGCCCTTTGGGAGAAGCAAAACTCTTTGTCAGGGAGGAACAGGGGCAGATGGAGCACCAGGTTGGAGAGGACGGGGGGCACAGCAGCCAGTGCGCTGAGGAGAGGAACCAGCCGGCGAGGAGGAAAGCCCAGCATCAGGCTGAAGTCTCCTCAGGAGCGAGGGATGACAGGGGCTGGAATGGATGGTATTGTCCCCCATGACTTGTCCAGCAGCCGCAACTTCAGTGAGACCCGAGGAGGCACAGATGGGGCAGCTAAGCTACCTGCTGCTGCCATACCAGGGGAGCCGGGCAGCGTAGACGGTGCACACCAAGCCCCCAGCAGTGACTTTGTGCCTAAATGTGATATCATAGGCAAGGACGCTCTTTCTGCCCTCCATCGTGCAGGGTCACAGCAGTGCCGACAGGAAATCGCCAACATTGTGTGCCAGCATCAGGCTGGTCAGCTCATGCCAGACGCACTTCCTCAGTTCTGCCCCCAGCTCG GTGTGTCAAATCCAGTTCAGGCCATTGGTGAGTTGGACAACAGCCTTTCCAGAGTAGAGAACCCTGTCAGGGTGGCTTTTGTTCTGATGGTCCACGGCCGTGCCGTACGGCAGCTCAAGCGCCTCATCAAAGCCATATACCACCGTGACCACTACTACTACATCCATGTGGACAAG CGGTCCAGCTACATGCATCGAGAGGTCCTGCAGATAGCCCAGCAGTTCCCAAATGTGCGAGCCACGCCCTGGAGGATGGTCACCATCTGGGGTGGTGCCAGCCTACTGAAGGCCTACCTACGCAGCATGCAGGACCTGCTCTCCATGCTGGACTGGAAGTGGGATTTTTTCATCAATCTCAGCGCCACAGACTTCCCCACCAG GACCAATGATGAACTGGTGGCTTTCCTGTCGCAGCACAGAGACAAGAACTTCCTCAAGTCACATGGGAGAGAGAATGCACG GTTTATTAAGAAGCAGGGCCTTGACCGTCTCTTCCACGAGTGTGACAACCACATGTGGCGTCTCGGGGAACGCAACATCCCAGAAGGCCTGGAGGTGTCAGGTGGCTCTGATTGGTTTGCGCTCACCCACCACTTCGTGGAGTACGTCATCAACTCCCAGGATGACCTGGTGTCAGGGCTGAAGCAGTTCTATTCCTATGCTCTGCTCCCCGCTGAG TCTTTCTTCCACACAGTACTGGGGAACAGTCATATGTGTGACACCCTGGTGGACAATAACCTGCGCGTCACCAACTGGAATCGCAAGTTGGGCTGTAAATGCCAGTACAAGCACATTGTCGACTGGTGTGGCTGCTCTCCCAATGATTTCAAACCACAAGACCTCATCCGGATTCAG CAATTGACCCGTCCAACATTCTTTGCCCGTAAATTTGAGTCAACAGTGAACCAGGAGGCCATAGACATCCTGGACACTCACCTGTACGGCCAGTACGCTCCAGGCACTATCGCAATCAAGTCGTACTGGGAGAGCTTGTTTGAGCAGCTGGATGGCGTTGGCTCACTCAGTGACGTGGCTCTCACTGCTTACACTTCTTTCTTTCGCCTCGGCCTGAAGACTCTGGAGACTACTCAGAGCAATGTGGAGGCCTGCAG GTTTGAACCAGTTGGCTACCCTCTATCAGTACACTTGTACTTTTATGATGACCGTTTCCAAGGTTACCTGGTGCGTCAGGAAGCCCAGGCTGTGGGCTCAAAGGTCCGGGAGACACTGGAGATGTGGGCAGTGCCCCAGGCCTCCTTCGTCCTCGAGAAGGACCTTAAAGAGTTTGAAAGGCTCAAGAATCTGGAA ATCGGCACAGTGTGGGATCCAAAGGAGAGAATGTTCCGTAACTTTGGTGGGGTGATCGGGCCTTTGGATGAACCCCTGGCAGTCCAGAAGTGGGCCCGTGGTCCCAACCTCACAGCCACTATTGTGTGGCTTGACCCAGCtctggtggtggcagcatcgtACGACATTACAGTGGATGTGGATGCAGAGTACACCCAGTACAAACCGCCGCTGCAGCGACCCCTGCGGCCGGGGACCTGGACAGTCCGGATGTTAAAGCAATGGGAGCGCGTGGCAGAAGTTCACTTCCTTGTCATGCCACTAACCTTCAAAGATAAGAAGCCGCTACACAAAG AGGACAGCTGGCTCCATGCAGGTCCTCCAGGGAACCTGTACCTGGAGCAGAGTTTCCAGCAGCTGAGCTCCATGCTGAAGCTGCCTCCCCAGGAGTCTGCCATGCGGGAGGCTCAGCGCAATGCTCAGCTCGTTGGTCAGTCCCTTGAAACGTGGGTGGACAGCAGCATCAGGACCTTCTGGGTTACGAGCAACCTGTGCACCACACAGACTTCCTCCTGCCCACTATTAGGACCTTGCTCCAAAACCTCCTGGAGCTCCCTGTCCCCAGACCCCAAGTCTGAACTGGGCCCAGTCAAAAGTGATGGGCGGATCAGGTAG
- the xylt2 gene encoding xylosyltransferase 2 isoform X1 — MVASARVQKLLRRYKLAIAAALTILLVQGLVVWSLRSLEEGEAERKTRRSKLPDHNSQDPKKDTALWEKQNSLSGRNRGRWSTRLERTGGTAASALRRGTSRRGGKPSIRLKSPQERGMTGAGMDGIVPHDLSSSRNFSETRGGTDGAAKLPAAAIPGEPGSVDGAHQAPSSDFVPKCDIIGKDALSALHRAGSQQCRQEIANIVCQHQAGQLMPDALPQFCPQLGVSNPVQAIGELDNSLSRVENPVRVAFVLMVHGRAVRQLKRLIKAIYHRDHYYYIHVDKRSSYMHREVLQIAQQFPNVRATPWRMVTIWGGASLLKAYLRSMQDLLSMLDWKWDFFINLSATDFPTRTNDELVAFLSQHRDKNFLKSHGRENARFIKKQGLDRLFHECDNHMWRLGERNIPEGLEVSGGSDWFALTHHFVEYVINSQDDLVSGLKQFYSYALLPAESFFHTVLGNSHMCDTLVDNNLRVTNWNRKLGCKCQYKHIVDWCGCSPNDFKPQDLIRIQQLTRPTFFARKFESTVNQEAIDILDTHLYGQYAPGTIAIKSYWESLFEQLDGVGSLSDVALTAYTSFFRLGLKTLETTQSNVEACRFEPVGYPLSVHLYFYDDRFQGYLVRQEAQAVGSKVRETLEMWAVPQASFVLEKDLKEFERLKNLEIGTVWDPKERMFRNFGGVIGPLDEPLAVQKWARGPNLTATIVWLDPALVVAASYDITVDVDAEYTQYKPPLQRPLRPGTWTVRMLKQWERVAEVHFLVMPLTFKDKKPLHKEEDSWLHAGPPGNLYLEQSFQQLSSMLKLPPQESAMREAQRNAQLVGQSLETWVDSSIRTFWVTSNLCTTQTSSCPLLGPCSKTSWSSLSPDPKSELGPVKSDGRIR, encoded by the exons ATGGTGGCCAGCGCTCGAGTGCAGAAGCTGCTCCGACGATATAAACTAGCGATTGCCGCCGCATTAACCATCCTCCTGGTCCAAGGGCTGGTAGTATGGAGTCTGAGAAGTCTGGAGGAGGGCGAGGCAGAG AGAAAAACACGACGGTCTAAGCTGCCAGACCACAATAGCCAGGACCCCAAGAAAGACACCGCCCTTTGGGAGAAGCAAAACTCTTTGTCAGGGAGGAACAGGGGCAGATGGAGCACCAGGTTGGAGAGGACGGGGGGCACAGCAGCCAGTGCGCTGAGGAGAGGAACCAGCCGGCGAGGAGGAAAGCCCAGCATCAGGCTGAAGTCTCCTCAGGAGCGAGGGATGACAGGGGCTGGAATGGATGGTATTGTCCCCCATGACTTGTCCAGCAGCCGCAACTTCAGTGAGACCCGAGGAGGCACAGATGGGGCAGCTAAGCTACCTGCTGCTGCCATACCAGGGGAGCCGGGCAGCGTAGACGGTGCACACCAAGCCCCCAGCAGTGACTTTGTGCCTAAATGTGATATCATAGGCAAGGACGCTCTTTCTGCCCTCCATCGTGCAGGGTCACAGCAGTGCCGACAGGAAATCGCCAACATTGTGTGCCAGCATCAGGCTGGTCAGCTCATGCCAGACGCACTTCCTCAGTTCTGCCCCCAGCTCG GTGTGTCAAATCCAGTTCAGGCCATTGGTGAGTTGGACAACAGCCTTTCCAGAGTAGAGAACCCTGTCAGGGTGGCTTTTGTTCTGATGGTCCACGGCCGTGCCGTACGGCAGCTCAAGCGCCTCATCAAAGCCATATACCACCGTGACCACTACTACTACATCCATGTGGACAAG CGGTCCAGCTACATGCATCGAGAGGTCCTGCAGATAGCCCAGCAGTTCCCAAATGTGCGAGCCACGCCCTGGAGGATGGTCACCATCTGGGGTGGTGCCAGCCTACTGAAGGCCTACCTACGCAGCATGCAGGACCTGCTCTCCATGCTGGACTGGAAGTGGGATTTTTTCATCAATCTCAGCGCCACAGACTTCCCCACCAG GACCAATGATGAACTGGTGGCTTTCCTGTCGCAGCACAGAGACAAGAACTTCCTCAAGTCACATGGGAGAGAGAATGCACG GTTTATTAAGAAGCAGGGCCTTGACCGTCTCTTCCACGAGTGTGACAACCACATGTGGCGTCTCGGGGAACGCAACATCCCAGAAGGCCTGGAGGTGTCAGGTGGCTCTGATTGGTTTGCGCTCACCCACCACTTCGTGGAGTACGTCATCAACTCCCAGGATGACCTGGTGTCAGGGCTGAAGCAGTTCTATTCCTATGCTCTGCTCCCCGCTGAG TCTTTCTTCCACACAGTACTGGGGAACAGTCATATGTGTGACACCCTGGTGGACAATAACCTGCGCGTCACCAACTGGAATCGCAAGTTGGGCTGTAAATGCCAGTACAAGCACATTGTCGACTGGTGTGGCTGCTCTCCCAATGATTTCAAACCACAAGACCTCATCCGGATTCAG CAATTGACCCGTCCAACATTCTTTGCCCGTAAATTTGAGTCAACAGTGAACCAGGAGGCCATAGACATCCTGGACACTCACCTGTACGGCCAGTACGCTCCAGGCACTATCGCAATCAAGTCGTACTGGGAGAGCTTGTTTGAGCAGCTGGATGGCGTTGGCTCACTCAGTGACGTGGCTCTCACTGCTTACACTTCTTTCTTTCGCCTCGGCCTGAAGACTCTGGAGACTACTCAGAGCAATGTGGAGGCCTGCAG GTTTGAACCAGTTGGCTACCCTCTATCAGTACACTTGTACTTTTATGATGACCGTTTCCAAGGTTACCTGGTGCGTCAGGAAGCCCAGGCTGTGGGCTCAAAGGTCCGGGAGACACTGGAGATGTGGGCAGTGCCCCAGGCCTCCTTCGTCCTCGAGAAGGACCTTAAAGAGTTTGAAAGGCTCAAGAATCTGGAA ATCGGCACAGTGTGGGATCCAAAGGAGAGAATGTTCCGTAACTTTGGTGGGGTGATCGGGCCTTTGGATGAACCCCTGGCAGTCCAGAAGTGGGCCCGTGGTCCCAACCTCACAGCCACTATTGTGTGGCTTGACCCAGCtctggtggtggcagcatcgtACGACATTACAGTGGATGTGGATGCAGAGTACACCCAGTACAAACCGCCGCTGCAGCGACCCCTGCGGCCGGGGACCTGGACAGTCCGGATGTTAAAGCAATGGGAGCGCGTGGCAGAAGTTCACTTCCTTGTCATGCCACTAACCTTCAAAGATAAGAAGCCGCTACACAAAG AAGAGGACAGCTGGCTCCATGCAGGTCCTCCAGGGAACCTGTACCTGGAGCAGAGTTTCCAGCAGCTGAGCTCCATGCTGAAGCTGCCTCCCCAGGAGTCTGCCATGCGGGAGGCTCAGCGCAATGCTCAGCTCGTTGGTCAGTCCCTTGAAACGTGGGTGGACAGCAGCATCAGGACCTTCTGGGTTACGAGCAACCTGTGCACCACACAGACTTCCTCCTGCCCACTATTAGGACCTTGCTCCAAAACCTCCTGGAGCTCCCTGTCCCCAGACCCCAAGTCTGAACTGGGCCCAGTCAAAAGTGATGGGCGGATCAGGTAG
- the zgc:112183 gene encoding ras-related protein Rab-37 isoform X1, with protein MSTRKTSLTEKQTKNGTSKYVLERCASINEYYDIAFKVMLLGDSAVGKTCVLVRFKDGAFLGGNFIATVGIDFRNKVVDVDNLKVKLQIWDTAGQERFRSVTHAYYRDAQALLLLYDITSKPSFNNIRAWLTEIHEYAQKDVVIMLLGNKSDMAAERVVKTEEGEKLAKEYGVPFMETSAKTGVNVELAFLAIAKELKHRVTQQPNEPKFQIHDYIESQKHKSGCCSLV; from the exons ATGTCCACAAGAAAGACATCGTTGACGGAGAAGCAGACTAAAAACGGAACGTCAAAATATGTGTTGGAGAGATGCGCTTCTATTAACGAGTATTATGATATTGCCTTCAAG GTGATGCTGCTGGGAGACTCGGCCGTGGGGAAGACGTGCGTCTTGGTGCGCTTTAAAGATGGGGCCTTTCTGGGAGGCAACTTTATAGCCACCGTTGGAATAGACTTTAGG AATAAAGTGGTGGATGTCGACAACCTGAAAGTCAAACTCCAG ATCTGGGATACAGCTGGCCAAGAGAGATTCCGCAGTGTGACGCACGCCTACTACAGAGATGCCCAGG CGTTACTTCTGCTCTATGATATCACCAGCAAGCCATCATTTAACAATATCAGG GCTTGGCTGACTGAAATACATGAGTATGCCCAGAAGGATGTGGTCATCATGTTGCTCGGCAACAAG TCGGACATGGCTGCAGAAAGGGTCgtgaagacagaggaaggagagaagctGGCCAAG GAATATGGTGTACCATTTATGGAGACCAGTGCCAAGACAGGAGTCAACGTGGAGCTGGCCTTTCTCGCTATAGCAAA GGAGCTGAAGCACAGAGTGACACAGCAGCCGAACGAGCCCAAGTTCCAGATACACGACTACATCGAGTCTCAAAAGCACAAGTCCGGCTGCTGTAGCCTGGTGTAG
- the zgc:112183 gene encoding ras-related protein Rab-37 isoform X2: protein MKSLIEVMLLGDSAVGKTCVLVRFKDGAFLGGNFIATVGIDFRNKVVDVDNLKVKLQIWDTAGQERFRSVTHAYYRDAQALLLLYDITSKPSFNNIRAWLTEIHEYAQKDVVIMLLGNKSDMAAERVVKTEEGEKLAKEYGVPFMETSAKTGVNVELAFLAIAKELKHRVTQQPNEPKFQIHDYIESQKHKSGCCSLV from the exons atgaaaagtttaattgAG GTGATGCTGCTGGGAGACTCGGCCGTGGGGAAGACGTGCGTCTTGGTGCGCTTTAAAGATGGGGCCTTTCTGGGAGGCAACTTTATAGCCACCGTTGGAATAGACTTTAGG AATAAAGTGGTGGATGTCGACAACCTGAAAGTCAAACTCCAG ATCTGGGATACAGCTGGCCAAGAGAGATTCCGCAGTGTGACGCACGCCTACTACAGAGATGCCCAGG CGTTACTTCTGCTCTATGATATCACCAGCAAGCCATCATTTAACAATATCAGG GCTTGGCTGACTGAAATACATGAGTATGCCCAGAAGGATGTGGTCATCATGTTGCTCGGCAACAAG TCGGACATGGCTGCAGAAAGGGTCgtgaagacagaggaaggagagaagctGGCCAAG GAATATGGTGTACCATTTATGGAGACCAGTGCCAAGACAGGAGTCAACGTGGAGCTGGCCTTTCTCGCTATAGCAAA GGAGCTGAAGCACAGAGTGACACAGCAGCCGAACGAGCCCAAGTTCCAGATACACGACTACATCGAGTCTCAAAAGCACAAGTCCGGCTGCTGTAGCCTGGTGTAG
- the zgc:112183 gene encoding ras-related protein Rab-37 isoform X3 — translation MLLGDSAVGKTCVLVRFKDGAFLGGNFIATVGIDFRNKVVDVDNLKVKLQIWDTAGQERFRSVTHAYYRDAQALLLLYDITSKPSFNNIRAWLTEIHEYAQKDVVIMLLGNKSDMAAERVVKTEEGEKLAKEYGVPFMETSAKTGVNVELAFLAIAKELKHRVTQQPNEPKFQIHDYIESQKHKSGCCSLV, via the exons ATGCTGCTGGGAGACTCGGCCGTGGGGAAGACGTGCGTCTTGGTGCGCTTTAAAGATGGGGCCTTTCTGGGAGGCAACTTTATAGCCACCGTTGGAATAGACTTTAGG AATAAAGTGGTGGATGTCGACAACCTGAAAGTCAAACTCCAG ATCTGGGATACAGCTGGCCAAGAGAGATTCCGCAGTGTGACGCACGCCTACTACAGAGATGCCCAGG CGTTACTTCTGCTCTATGATATCACCAGCAAGCCATCATTTAACAATATCAGG GCTTGGCTGACTGAAATACATGAGTATGCCCAGAAGGATGTGGTCATCATGTTGCTCGGCAACAAG TCGGACATGGCTGCAGAAAGGGTCgtgaagacagaggaaggagagaagctGGCCAAG GAATATGGTGTACCATTTATGGAGACCAGTGCCAAGACAGGAGTCAACGTGGAGCTGGCCTTTCTCGCTATAGCAAA GGAGCTGAAGCACAGAGTGACACAGCAGCCGAACGAGCCCAAGTTCCAGATACACGACTACATCGAGTCTCAAAAGCACAAGTCCGGCTGCTGTAGCCTGGTGTAG